The DNA segment TAGGGTTGGATAAAATTTGGCTTGTAGTATTCACTAGACCCCACCAGATAAATGACATCGCCAGTATGCAGGAGAAAACCACATTCCTGATGATGGGGTAACATCAATTCTGCTACTTGGCGCTGGGGATTGTGTCCCCTATGTTTCCCGGAACCACTATCACCAACTACTAAAAAAGAGAATTCCCCATCTCCCGTTTTGCCATCCTCAATTTCTAACCGAGTTTGGTCAATATTCCGTGCCAATATTAACGGGTCTTGCCATCGTACCCGTTGCTGCATCTTGCGGATTTTTTTAGGTATTGCTGGATCAGAGACTAATTTCAATACTACTTACTCCTAAATATTTAATTAAGACTTACGCAACGAGGTTGTCTGTTGAGACTGGGTGTAAGGGGGTAAGGGTATAGGGGGGTAAGGGAAACACAACTAATAATTAAATCAAGATACTTCACGCGATGTGCAACTTATTTTTGAAACCCCTCTCCAAACCTCTCCCCGAAGCGGAGAGAGGCTTTGAATCTTGCTCCCCTTCCCTCGCAGGGAAGGGGTTGGGGGTTAGGTTTGAGAGAAAGTTGCACACGGCGTTACTTCATAAATAATGTTCTTCTCCTAACCCCTACACCCCTACACCCTCATACCCCTACACCCAGTCATAGCAGGAGTTTCACGTTTACAAGCGTGACATTCCCCTACACCCCTAATCTTCGGCTGGTTCTTTCAGTTCAATAGTCAAATTGGGTAATCCCTCCAGCTTCTCCACTAGCTCCTCTTCTGGTGCTGACGGAACAAAAATCTTTAAGGCTGCTGGTAAACATTTAATATCAACTGGTGTCTTACCCACAACCTCACCATCAATCACTACCTTTTGTGGTGGGTCTGCGGTGATTTTAAACTGTTTTGCTCGTACATAACCGATATCATCGCGCTCGGCAGCATTTCCTGAAGAAGCAGACTGAAACAAATGATAAGTAGCAGCGATCGCTCCAGCTTTGCTATTAGGCGCTACGATTGTCAAATCTAGTAAGCCATCATCATAAATAATGCCAGCCGGCCCCTGAGCTAAAACGGAAGTAGGAGGCGCAGCATTAGCCACTGTGACGGCTGAGGCGTTAGTTTTGATGATTTTGTCTTCGGTTTCGATTTCTACATCGAAACTCTCTAATTCTCTCAACTCTTGAAAGCCAGCCATGATATACGCCATAATCCCAAAGCGTTTCTTTGATTCCCTGTCAGCTCTTTCCACAGTTTCCGCTTCAAAACCAATACCTACCAACAAAATCATCGGCAGGTCATTACAATAGGCTACATCTACATTGCGAGTTACTCCCTGCAAAATTGTCCGACAAGCGGCATCAATTGTATCAGGGATTCCTAATGCAACCGCAAAAGCATTGGCTGTACCTCGTGAAATAATTCCCAAGGGAATATCAGTCCCAGCCACAGCCACAGCCGCAGCAGATAATGTACCATCTCCCCCTGAAGCAATAATTGTCTCTACTCCCCGTTCTACAGCTTCCTGCGCCAGTTTATCTGCGCCGATTTCCTCTGTTGTCAGGTAAATATCCAGATCCATTTCTGGTTCTAGGATGGCTCGAATTGCTGCTAAATCAACTTCTGGATCACCCTGACCAGCAACTGGGTTAAAAATAAGACAAGCAGAACGATTCATATTAAATAGAAGATCAGTTGCGATGGCACTGCACCCAGCGTATCTATTCGCTGAAGCTCCAACTTATTCCTAGCATTTTTGGGCAATTATCACTTCCCTCTTGCGGTAGGTTAACGTTTTTTATCTGACACTTTGCCCGTAAAACTCTAGTTTGAGAATGTAGGGGTATAAGGGTGTAAGGTGCTTCCAGGCAAAAAATTATGCCCTAATATATTTCTCTCCCTCCTGTCCCCTGTCCTTTTATTCATCATGAAACTACTCATCCCCATTCTCGCTTGCAGTACTTTGCTTTTTTCCACTGCGGCGAGTGCCAAGCCAATGCTTTTGGTTCAAAACATCAATTGCGACAATGCTCAAACTCAACTCGAAATTAATCAATGTTCAACACAGTCCTATCAAAATGCTGATAAAAAATTAAACCAAGCCTACAAACAACTTTTACCAAAGTTACAACGTTCTAGAAAACAAAAGTTAATTGCTGCACAGCAGGCGTGGATTAAGTTTCGTGATAGTAGCTGTGAGTTTGAATCCAGTCAGTATGAA comes from the Nostoc sp. PCC 7120 = FACHB-418 genome and includes:
- a CDS encoding lysozyme inhibitor LprI family protein is translated as MKLLIPILACSTLLFSTAASAKPMLLVQNINCDNAQTQLEINQCSTQSYQNADKKLNQAYKQLLPKLQRSRKQKLIAAQQAWIKFRDSSCEFESSQYEGGSIAPSVYLNCLEKLTQQRTQELQEYLQPDL
- a CDS encoding YegS/Rv2252/BmrU family lipid kinase, whose product is MNRSACLIFNPVAGQGDPEVDLAAIRAILEPEMDLDIYLTTEEIGADKLAQEAVERGVETIIASGGDGTLSAAAVAVAGTDIPLGIISRGTANAFAVALGIPDTIDAACRTILQGVTRNVDVAYCNDLPMILLVGIGFEAETVERADRESKKRFGIMAYIMAGFQELRELESFDVEIETEDKIIKTNASAVTVANAAPPTSVLAQGPAGIIYDDGLLDLTIVAPNSKAGAIAATYHLFQSASSGNAAERDDIGYVRAKQFKITADPPQKVVIDGEVVGKTPVDIKCLPAALKIFVPSAPEEELVEKLEGLPNLTIELKEPAED